The proteins below are encoded in one region of Candidatus Thiodiazotropha sp. LNASS1:
- the fliI gene encoding flagellar protein export ATPase FliI, whose translation MTTDSIVTQRQANLAERLRQYQDRLGDDRGLVVEGRLTRMVGLTLEAIGCRAAIGGQCDVVSSNGTHIEAEVVGFGEESLYLMPTGDIQGLEQGARVIPTGRVCEAVVGEQLLGRVIDGAGKPLDGLGPIHNDERRPLTGTSFNPLARTPIREPLDVGVRAINALLSVGRGQRLGLFAGSGVGKSVLLGMMTRYTNADVTVVALIGERGREVKEFVENILGKEGLKRAVVVAVPADNPPLRRMHGAMLATSIAESFREQGKHVLLLMDSLTRFAQAQREIALAIHEPPATKGYPPSVFAKMPQLVERAGNGDKGGGSITAFYTVLTEGDDQNDPIADAARAILDGHIVLSRRLADAGHYPAIDIEASISRAMNDVTSYSHQDAARSFKHLYSIYQQNRDLISVGAYEAGSDEQIDIAISAMPALSQFLRQDMNTRVTLEQSMQDLESLFPAEDVEDIEIPEGLNLPQTIEQ comes from the coding sequence ATGACAACAGATTCCATCGTAACCCAGCGTCAGGCGAACCTGGCAGAAAGACTGCGTCAATACCAGGACCGTTTGGGGGACGACCGCGGCTTGGTGGTAGAGGGCCGCCTGACCCGCATGGTCGGTTTGACACTGGAAGCAATCGGTTGCCGGGCAGCCATCGGCGGACAGTGTGACGTGGTGAGCAGCAACGGAACTCATATCGAAGCGGAGGTTGTCGGATTTGGTGAGGAGAGTCTCTATCTGATGCCGACCGGTGACATCCAGGGCCTGGAGCAGGGAGCCAGAGTTATCCCCACAGGGCGGGTATGTGAAGCTGTTGTCGGAGAACAACTCCTCGGACGTGTCATTGATGGCGCCGGCAAGCCCTTGGACGGACTCGGTCCCATTCACAACGATGAACGTCGCCCGCTGACCGGGACTTCATTCAATCCCCTGGCGAGAACCCCAATCCGCGAACCCCTGGATGTTGGTGTCCGTGCCATCAATGCCCTTCTCAGTGTCGGACGCGGCCAGCGTTTGGGACTGTTCGCCGGATCCGGTGTCGGTAAGAGTGTATTGCTGGGTATGATGACACGCTATACCAATGCGGATGTCACGGTAGTGGCATTGATCGGTGAACGTGGCCGTGAAGTAAAGGAGTTTGTAGAGAATATTCTCGGCAAGGAGGGCCTGAAACGGGCAGTGGTGGTCGCAGTGCCTGCCGACAATCCACCCCTGCGGCGTATGCATGGTGCAATGTTGGCGACCAGTATTGCAGAAAGCTTTCGCGAGCAGGGCAAGCATGTTTTGTTGCTGATGGACTCCTTGACGCGCTTTGCTCAGGCACAACGGGAGATTGCGCTCGCAATCCATGAACCTCCGGCGACAAAGGGTTATCCACCCTCTGTATTTGCCAAAATGCCTCAGTTGGTGGAAAGGGCCGGGAACGGGGATAAAGGCGGCGGATCGATTACTGCCTTTTATACAGTCCTCACTGAAGGTGACGACCAAAACGATCCGATTGCGGATGCAGCCCGGGCGATACTCGATGGACATATCGTATTATCCCGTCGTTTGGCCGATGCAGGCCACTATCCCGCGATTGATATCGAGGCCTCAATCAGCCGTGCAATGAACGATGTCACTAGCTATAGTCATCAGGATGCCGCGCGTTCGTTTAAGCATCTATACTCTATATATCAACAAAACAGAGATTTGATCAGTGTTGGCGCCTATGAGGCTGGTAGCGATGAGCAGATCGATATTGCTATTTCTGCAATGCCGGCATTAAGCCAGTTTCTTCGTCAGGATATGAATACCAGGGTTACACTTGAGCAGAGCATGCAGGATCTCGAATCCCTGTTTCCCGCTGAAGATGTCGAGGATATAGAGATACCTGAAGGGCTCAATCTACCTCAAACCATCGAACAATAA
- the fliJ gene encoding flagellar export protein FliJ, protein MSPSKRLKPVQRFAHSKEQKAARMMGQAKKSLQQEEAKLEQLKQYHQEYLERFKKMAGEGMNATQLQEYRAFLTKLDEAINQQQEVVAASVINHSSTKNFWKKKHSRTQALNKAVDKFRKQERKIADRLEQKENDDHSQREK, encoded by the coding sequence ATGTCACCATCAAAACGACTCAAGCCGGTTCAGCGCTTCGCTCACTCAAAAGAGCAGAAAGCCGCGCGTATGATGGGACAGGCTAAGAAGAGTCTGCAACAGGAAGAAGCAAAGCTGGAACAGCTCAAACAATACCATCAGGAGTATCTGGAACGCTTTAAGAAAATGGCCGGTGAGGGCATGAACGCGACTCAATTACAGGAGTATCGAGCCTTTCTCACCAAGTTGGATGAGGCGATCAACCAGCAGCAAGAGGTGGTGGCGGCGAGCGTCATCAATCATAGCAGTACAAAGAACTTCTGGAAGAAAAAGCATAGCCGCACTCAGGCTTTAAACAAAGCCGTTGATAAATTTCGAAAACAGGAACGAAAGATTGCTGACAGACTGGAACAAAAAGAGAATGACGATCATTCACAAAGGGAAAAGTAG